From one Flavobacterium kingsejongi genomic stretch:
- a CDS encoding alpha/beta hydrolase: protein MSLSLYHLVREPKQILDKNPLLLLLHGYGSNEEDLFSFASELPDHYYVISARAPYPLPPYGNAWYAINFDADQNKFSDNEQAITSRDAIVQFIDEVVAAYPIDANAITLIGFSQGSILSYAVALSYPEKIQKVIALSGYLNTDIIAAGYQNKDLSSLKFFVSHGTADQVIPIDWARKTPDALKALGVAVTYKEYPSGHGVAPQNFYDLKHWLETN, encoded by the coding sequence ATGAGTTTATCCTTATACCACCTGGTTCGGGAACCGAAACAGATCCTGGACAAAAATCCATTACTGCTTTTACTGCACGGTTATGGCAGCAATGAGGAGGATCTTTTCTCCTTTGCTTCAGAATTGCCGGATCACTATTATGTGATCTCCGCACGGGCACCTTACCCATTGCCTCCGTATGGCAATGCCTGGTATGCGATCAATTTTGATGCAGACCAAAATAAATTCTCCGATAACGAGCAGGCGATCACATCCCGGGATGCTATTGTACAGTTTATCGATGAAGTGGTAGCTGCCTACCCAATTGACGCCAACGCTATTACCCTGATAGGCTTTAGCCAGGGCAGTATACTGAGTTATGCCGTAGCCCTGAGCTATCCTGAGAAAATACAGAAAGTAATTGCACTGAGCGGTTATTTGAATACCGATATCATTGCAGCAGGATACCAGAACAAAGATTTGAGCTCGCTTAAGTTTTTTGTTTCACATGGTACAGCAGATCAGGTGATCCCTATTGACTGGGCCCGAAAAACTCCGGACGCACTGAAAGCATTGGGTGTAGCGGTAACCTATAAGGAATACCCAAGTGGCCATGGGGTGGCACCACAAAATTTCTATGACCTGAAACACTGGTTGGAAACCAATTAA
- a CDS encoding MBL fold metallo-hydrolase, giving the protein MKVYFLGTGTSQGIPVIGSTHSVCRSTDPRDKRLRVSVWIHWEDYSFVIDCGPDFRQQMLTSGCTKIDGILFTHEHADHTAGLDDIRPFYFKQGNIPVYLHQRVLQSLEKRFDYIFETENRYPGAPAVTPHEVVEGIPFAVGDKTAVPISAMHGDLQVFGYRIADFAYLTDIKTISEAEVEKLQNLEVLVINALREEPHNTHFNLQEALDFIALVRPKKAYLTHISHLLGFHQEVQQRLPQNVFLAYDNLEITL; this is encoded by the coding sequence TTGAAAGTATATTTTTTAGGTACAGGAACTTCACAGGGTATTCCGGTAATTGGGAGTACACATTCTGTTTGCAGAAGCACCGATCCCAGGGATAAAAGACTGCGGGTTTCTGTTTGGATCCATTGGGAAGATTACTCTTTTGTAATCGACTGCGGCCCGGATTTCAGGCAACAGATGCTCACGAGCGGCTGCACAAAAATCGATGGGATCTTATTTACACACGAGCATGCAGACCATACTGCCGGTCTTGATGATATCCGCCCTTTTTACTTTAAGCAGGGCAATATCCCCGTGTACCTGCACCAGCGGGTGCTGCAATCCCTCGAAAAAAGATTTGACTACATTTTTGAAACGGAAAACCGCTATCCCGGGGCACCAGCTGTAACGCCGCATGAAGTGGTAGAGGGTATTCCTTTTGCTGTTGGGGATAAAACAGCTGTACCCATAAGTGCAATGCATGGTGACCTGCAGGTATTCGGTTACCGGATTGCTGATTTTGCTTACCTGACCGATATTAAAACGATCAGTGAGGCTGAAGTGGAGAAACTGCAAAATTTGGAGGTGCTCGTAATAAATGCCTTACGGGAAGAACCTCATAATACACATTTTAATTTGCAGGAAGCATTGGATTTTATAGCTTTGGTACGCCCTAAAAAAGCCTACCTGACGCACATCAGTCATTTGCTGGGTTTCCACCAAGAAGTACAGCAGCGTTTGCCCCAGAATGTTTTTTTAGCGTATGATAATTTAGAAATTACACTTTAA
- a CDS encoding TonB-dependent receptor — METEITLKGDKVIEQIPSIKDKALRINLNENIYGTFAEIGAGQETVRHFFRTGGSSGTIAKAMSAYDKDFSDAVYGSEEDGRYVTEARLKKMLSHEVRLIEERLTREKHPSKFFFSFANTVATIDFAKQFKGHGWVGIKYQVEPDEDYNEIILHIRFKETDARLQQETLGILGVNLIYGAYYKYNDPKKLLRYLYDHLDKDQLEIDTINFSGPRFADVDNRLMSLQLVKNGMTDAVMFGPDGNNILPAAILYKKNILALRGSFRPVTQVNMDMYEKSLKIFTEENKVDVANTLVIFEITLSNLRSDGEIDERDFMDRAELLCSLGQTVMISNFQEYYKVVEYFSNYTKARMGLAMGVNNLVDIFDEKYYRHLSGGILEAFGKLFYRDLKVYLFPMKDENGVVINSENLKVHPRMKELYKFFKFNGKVIDITEFDEDHLDIFSREVLKMINKGKAGWEEMLPVGIAELIKDNNLFGYDPKKFLGEKAE, encoded by the coding sequence TTGGAAACTGAAATAACACTCAAAGGGGATAAAGTCATTGAACAAATTCCCTCTATTAAGGACAAAGCACTCCGTATTAATTTGAACGAAAACATTTACGGAACATTTGCCGAGATTGGTGCCGGCCAGGAAACAGTGAGGCATTTTTTCCGTACGGGAGGATCTTCCGGGACAATTGCCAAAGCCATGTCAGCGTATGATAAGGATTTTAGCGACGCTGTATACGGCTCCGAAGAAGATGGCCGCTATGTTACGGAAGCCCGTCTTAAAAAAATGCTCTCCCACGAAGTCCGACTGATTGAGGAACGACTGACACGGGAAAAACATCCCAGCAAATTTTTCTTTAGTTTCGCCAATACTGTTGCCACCATCGACTTTGCCAAGCAATTCAAAGGCCATGGCTGGGTGGGGATCAAATACCAGGTGGAACCGGATGAAGACTACAATGAAATCATCCTCCACATCCGATTCAAAGAAACCGATGCGCGACTGCAACAGGAAACCCTTGGAATATTAGGCGTAAACCTGATCTATGGTGCTTATTACAAATACAACGACCCTAAGAAATTATTACGGTACCTTTATGACCACCTGGACAAAGACCAGCTGGAAATTGATACCATCAATTTTTCCGGTCCCCGATTTGCCGATGTCGACAATCGACTGATGAGTCTTCAATTGGTTAAAAACGGAATGACCGATGCGGTAATGTTTGGTCCTGATGGCAATAACATCCTTCCGGCCGCCATACTGTATAAAAAAAACATACTCGCACTTCGTGGCAGCTTCAGGCCAGTAACGCAGGTGAATATGGACATGTATGAGAAATCACTCAAGATTTTTACAGAAGAAAACAAAGTTGACGTAGCAAATACACTGGTTATCTTTGAGATTACCCTGTCCAATCTCCGTTCCGATGGAGAAATAGACGAACGTGATTTTATGGACCGTGCAGAGCTTCTGTGCTCGCTGGGCCAGACGGTGATGATCTCTAACTTCCAGGAATATTACAAAGTGGTAGAATATTTCTCCAATTATACCAAAGCCCGTATGGGACTGGCAATGGGAGTCAATAACCTCGTGGATATTTTTGATGAGAAATACTATCGCCATCTTAGCGGTGGCATACTGGAAGCTTTCGGAAAATTATTCTACCGTGACCTCAAAGTATACCTTTTCCCAATGAAAGATGAAAACGGCGTTGTAATCAATTCCGAAAATCTAAAGGTACACCCACGAATGAAAGAGCTCTATAAGTTCTTTAAATTCAACGGTAAAGTAATTGATATCACGGAATTTGACGAAGACCACCTTGATATTTTCTCGAGGGAAGTATTAAAGATGATCAACAAAGGAAAGGCCGGATGGGAAGAAATGCTGCCGGTAGGTATTGCCGAGTTAATCAAAGACAATAATTTATTTGGCTATGACCCCAAGAAATTCCTGGGAGAGAAAGCAGAATAA